In one window of Acidovorax sp. HDW3 DNA:
- a CDS encoding Fic family protein, producing MSFDRLQPYNDLPLLPPAVELETKAVLKQAIEANRMLANLRGLAAQIPNQGVLINSIVLQEARLSSEIENIVTTNDELYRADAHADGTTDAHTKEVLRYREALKFGFDALKERPLTTNLFVDMVRIIKQQGIGVRRTVGTALKDAAGEVVYTPPVGEALLRDKLTNLEQFIHADDGLDPLVKMAVQHYQFEAIHPFDDGNGRTGRILNLLYLVQAGLLDIPVLFLSRYIMANKTAYYAGLRAVTEQQAWEPWLLYMLRGVTSTAQQTFEQVTRIRQLMEEVRARVQRDAPGIYSKDLIEVIFRHPYTKIQFLVDAGLAKRQTASAYLQALAGLGVLSPRKIGREMYYINDALFAELVR from the coding sequence ATGTCCTTTGATCGCCTGCAACCCTATAACGACCTTCCCCTGCTACCGCCAGCCGTGGAGCTGGAAACCAAGGCAGTATTGAAGCAAGCCATTGAAGCCAACCGCATGTTGGCCAACCTGCGCGGGCTGGCGGCGCAAATTCCTAACCAGGGGGTGCTAATCAACAGCATCGTGCTGCAGGAAGCGCGGTTGTCGTCCGAGATCGAAAACATCGTCACCACCAACGACGAGCTGTACCGCGCCGACGCACACGCCGACGGAACAACCGACGCACATACCAAAGAAGTGCTGCGCTACCGGGAGGCTTTGAAATTTGGTTTTGACGCTTTGAAAGAGCGCCCGCTGACCACCAATCTGTTTGTGGACATGGTGCGCATCATCAAGCAGCAAGGCATTGGTGTGCGACGCACTGTGGGAACGGCACTCAAGGATGCAGCAGGCGAGGTGGTGTACACCCCTCCAGTGGGCGAAGCGCTGCTGCGCGACAAGCTGACCAACCTGGAGCAGTTCATCCATGCCGATGATGGACTCGACCCGTTGGTGAAGATGGCAGTGCAGCACTACCAATTCGAGGCCATTCACCCGTTTGATGATGGCAACGGGCGCACCGGGCGCATTCTGAACCTGCTGTATCTGGTGCAGGCGGGGTTGCTGGACATCCCGGTGCTGTTCTTGTCCCGCTACATCATGGCCAACAAGACGGCGTACTACGCCGGGTTGCGCGCCGTCACCGAACAGCAGGCCTGGGAGCCTTGGCTGCTGTACATGCTGCGCGGAGTGACGAGTACTGCCCAGCAGACGTTCGAACAGGTCACGCGCATCCGGCAACTAATGGAAGAAGTGCGAGCGCGGGTGCAGCGCGATGCCCCAGGCATCTATAGCAAGGATTTGATCGAGGTGATCTTTCGCCACCCGTACACCAAGATTCAGTTCTTGGTAGACGCTGGATTGGCCAAGCGCCAGACGGCATCCGCCTACCTGCAGGCTCTCGCCGGCCTGGGGGTGCTAAGCCCCCGCAAAATAGGGCGCGAGATGTATTACATCAACGACGCACTGTTTGCCGAGTTGGTGCGCTGA
- the recC gene encoding exodeoxyribonuclease V subunit gamma, translating to MPTALPPGLIALHSNRTDSLLDTVAAWLQQHPLAPLESEVVLVQSNGMAEWVKMQLAAQHGVCASAQVELPARFVWRSCRQVLGPGAVPSASTLDKAPLVWRLVRLLPTLLQEPVYHPLAQYLRPGEPERLLQLAQRLADLFDQYQIYRSDWLAAWAEGRAVLIQPGKDDTALPPEQRWQCALWQAILKSLTPEELAGARGAVLARVLAHLQSGQSPAQPLARRVVVFGLTHLPLSLLQLLAALAQHSQVLLAMPNPCRYHWADAIDGRELLRQAQRRHPLRAGRDLAAVPLAAMHAHAHPLLAAWGRQARDSLRQLDAFDTTLQMAEQLDLPRVDLYDDAPAHEGSLLEQVQRSIRDLLPLNEHPRQRLPAQHVAASDRSIVFASAHSLVRELEVLHDHLLDLLAAPPAPGQAALQPRDIVVMLPQVQDAAPAIRAVFGQYPRHDARHIPFDIADLSARQASPLVAALQWLLPLPRQRLHLSQLCDLLQVGAVAQRLGLAADALPQLIAWMQGAGIRWGLHGEHRASLDLAACGEDNSAWFGLRRMLLGYASGAGPAWAGVEPYDEVGGLSAELAGALATVLQVLQDWWQQCQQAATPLEWAERLRALLQALFAAQTDAEHAILAQLHAALDGWLHDCEQAGFDQPIPLAVAQSAWLAALDAPTLEQRFRAGGVTFCTLMPMRAIPFEVVCLLGMNEGDYPRRAPKSDFDLMQQSGQYRPGDRARRDDDRQLMLDALLAARRQLYVSHNGQNQRDNSAQPPSVLVAQLRDYLAAGWRGEGAKSDALLAERSTSHPLQPFSRAYFEAGTGLATHAQEWRAVHGSSADNYQIDSWLRLSDKRERPISSQENTPLTLRQLQSWLRHPARAWFQQRLQVFFDAADEALADEEPFALDGLENFQLLQELQQQVMGQWLQQSTDIAPMLTAQLARLQRSGRLPLAGLGQRAVQGLHDQLLPGLQHWAQLRQNHPHSAPALPLAYQADEVSLQDWLPPLWLPGTASVLPTWIALDPRHLATDDKNGSHPRPDKLLPHYLQSIVAAACGQPVAGILIGLGHHLHIRPMEPEAARNQLDTLLALWQQGQDKPLPLPFKTALALLGKDLGAAHTAYKGGFDDKPPPEIDAYWQRLYPDFAALIEDGQFEALAPQALRGLLQWCGDCVEVQKLVPDAP from the coding sequence ATGCCCACCGCCCTCCCCCCCGGCCTCATCGCCCTGCACAGCAACCGCACCGACTCGCTCCTGGACACCGTCGCCGCCTGGCTGCAGCAGCACCCGCTGGCGCCGCTGGAGAGCGAGGTGGTGCTGGTGCAAAGCAACGGCATGGCCGAGTGGGTGAAGATGCAGCTGGCCGCGCAGCACGGCGTGTGCGCCAGCGCCCAGGTGGAGCTGCCGGCGCGCTTTGTCTGGCGCAGCTGCCGCCAGGTGCTGGGGCCGGGCGCCGTGCCCAGTGCATCGACGCTGGACAAGGCGCCTCTCGTCTGGCGCCTGGTGCGGCTGCTGCCCACACTCTTGCAGGAACCGGTCTATCACCCCCTGGCGCAATACCTGCGCCCTGGCGAACCTGAGCGCCTCTTGCAGCTCGCCCAGCGCCTGGCGGATTTGTTCGACCAGTACCAGATTTACCGCAGCGACTGGCTCGCCGCCTGGGCTGAAGGGCGCGCTGTACTGATCCAACCGGGCAAAGACGACACGGCGCTGCCGCCCGAGCAGCGCTGGCAATGCGCGCTGTGGCAGGCCATCCTCAAGAGCCTCACGCCCGAGGAGCTGGCCGGCGCGCGCGGCGCGGTGCTCGCGCGCGTGCTCGCGCACCTGCAAAGCGGCCAGAGCCCCGCGCAGCCGCTGGCGCGGCGCGTGGTGGTGTTTGGCCTCACGCACCTGCCGCTGTCGCTGCTGCAACTGCTGGCCGCGCTGGCGCAGCACAGCCAGGTGCTGCTGGCCATGCCCAACCCCTGCCGCTACCACTGGGCCGACGCGATTGACGGGCGCGAGCTGCTGCGCCAGGCGCAGCGGCGCCACCCGCTGCGCGCCGGGCGCGACCTGGCCGCCGTGCCGCTGGCAGCCATGCACGCCCACGCCCACCCGCTGCTGGCGGCCTGGGGGCGGCAAGCGCGCGACAGCCTGCGCCAGCTCGACGCCTTCGACACCACGCTGCAGATGGCCGAGCAGCTCGACCTGCCCCGCGTCGATCTCTACGACGACGCCCCGGCGCATGAGGGCAGCCTGCTCGAACAAGTGCAGCGCAGCATCCGCGACCTGCTTCCCTTGAATGAGCACCCACGCCAGCGCCTGCCCGCGCAGCATGTTGCCGCCAGCGACCGCTCCATCGTCTTTGCCAGCGCGCACAGCCTGGTGCGCGAGCTCGAAGTGCTGCACGACCATTTGCTCGATCTGCTCGCCGCACCGCCCGCACCCGGGCAGGCTGCGCTGCAGCCGCGCGACATCGTCGTCATGCTGCCGCAGGTGCAGGACGCCGCCCCGGCGATTCGCGCCGTGTTTGGCCAATACCCGCGCCACGATGCGCGCCACATTCCGTTCGACATTGCCGACCTGAGCGCGCGCCAGGCCAGCCCGCTGGTGGCCGCGCTGCAGTGGCTCCTGCCCCTGCCGCGCCAGCGCCTGCACCTGTCGCAGCTGTGCGACCTGCTGCAAGTGGGCGCCGTGGCCCAGCGCCTGGGGCTGGCGGCAGACGCCCTGCCCCAGCTCATCGCCTGGATGCAGGGCGCGGGCATACGCTGGGGCCTGCACGGCGAGCACCGCGCCAGCCTCGACCTGGCCGCCTGCGGCGAGGACAACAGCGCCTGGTTTGGCCTGCGGCGCATGTTGCTGGGCTACGCCAGCGGCGCCGGCCCGGCCTGGGCGGGCGTGGAGCCGTATGACGAAGTCGGCGGCCTCTCCGCCGAGCTGGCCGGGGCCCTGGCCACCGTGCTGCAGGTGCTGCAAGACTGGTGGCAGCAATGCCAGCAAGCGGCCACGCCGCTTGAGTGGGCCGAGCGCCTGCGCGCGCTGCTGCAAGCGCTGTTTGCCGCGCAGACGGACGCCGAGCACGCCATCCTCGCCCAGCTGCACGCAGCGCTCGACGGCTGGCTGCACGACTGCGAGCAGGCCGGGTTTGACCAGCCCATCCCCCTGGCGGTGGCGCAATCGGCCTGGCTGGCGGCGCTCGATGCGCCCACGCTGGAGCAGCGCTTTCGCGCCGGCGGCGTCACGTTCTGCACCCTCATGCCCATGCGCGCCATCCCGTTCGAGGTGGTGTGCCTCCTGGGCATGAACGAGGGCGACTACCCGCGCCGCGCCCCAAAGAGCGACTTTGACCTGATGCAGCAAAGCGGCCAATACCGCCCCGGCGACCGCGCCCGGCGCGACGACGACCGCCAGCTCATGCTCGACGCCCTGCTCGCCGCCCGCCGCCAGCTCTACGTGAGCCACAACGGCCAGAACCAGCGCGACAACAGCGCGCAGCCGCCCTCGGTGCTCGTCGCCCAGCTGCGCGACTACCTCGCCGCCGGCTGGCGCGGCGAAGGCGCCAAGAGCGATGCGCTGCTGGCCGAGCGCAGCACCAGCCACCCGCTGCAACCCTTCAGCCGCGCCTACTTCGAGGCCGGCACGGGCCTTGCCACCCACGCCCAGGAATGGCGCGCGGTGCATGGCAGCAGCGCCGATAACTATCAAATTGATAGCTGGTTGCGCTTGTCAGACAAGCGCGAGAGGCCGATTTCATCCCAAGAAAACACCCCCCTCACCCTGCGCCAGCTGCAAAGCTGGCTGCGCCACCCAGCGCGCGCCTGGTTCCAGCAGCGCCTGCAGGTGTTCTTCGACGCCGCCGACGAAGCCCTGGCCGACGAGGAGCCCTTTGCCCTCGACGGGCTGGAAAACTTTCAGCTGCTGCAGGAGCTGCAACAGCAGGTCATGGGCCAATGGCTGCAACAAAGCACGGACATCGCCCCCATGCTCACGGCGCAACTGGCCCGCCTGCAGCGCAGCGGCCGCCTGCCCCTGGCCGGCCTGGGCCAGCGCGCCGTGCAGGGCCTGCACGACCAACTGCTGCCCGGCCTGCAGCACTGGGCGCAGCTGCGCCAAAACCACCCGCACAGCGCCCCGGCCCTGCCACTGGCCTACCAGGCGGACGAGGTCAGTCTGCAAGACTGGCTGCCGCCGCTGTGGCTGCCCGGCACCGCCAGCGTCCTGCCCACCTGGATCGCCCTGGACCCGCGCCACCTTGCCACCGACGACAAAAACGGCAGCCACCCACGCCCGGACAAGCTCCTGCCCCACTACCTGCAAAGCATCGTCGCCGCCGCCTGCGGCCAACCAGTGGCCGGCATCCTCATCGGCCTGGGGCACCACCTGCACATCCGGCCCATGGAGCCAGAGGCCGCCCGCAACCAGCTCGATACCCTGCTCGCCCTGTGGCAGCAAGGCCAGGACAAGCCCCTGCCCCTGCCCTTCAAAACCGCGCTCGCCCTGCTGGGCAAAGACCTGGGCGCGGCCCACACCGCCTACAAGGGCGGCTTTGACGACAAGCCCCCGCCCGAGATCGACGCCTACTGGCAGCGCCTGTACCCCGACTTTGCTGCGCTCATTGAAGACGGGCAGTTCGAGGCGCTGGCGCCCCAGGCGCTGCGGGGGTTGCTGCAGTGGTGCGGGGACTGTGTGGAGGTGCAAAAGCTGGTGCCTGATGCGCCATAA
- a CDS encoding DUF262 domain-containing protein has product MTPCPTTSAPALPGAFVLQLPHIAAWQITTLALPVAPNIVATLPAMQRGAVWKPKQVELLWDSVARRFPIGAFLLAPFNPARGQQSAKYQQGSMAAPNYHLLDGQQRATAIALGFLDPWTAPTPAPQAVLWVDLTPPTEPGDVSTVFRVLTRSHPWGYRRNKPEAPLSIAARREALHEGYRQASPELKDTAPHLLPLTHVWPADALAPIPLAFVLQALLAGGTLEQVTAQVQAQLQRLPFWASEAGSWPAMRARITAALSPTSPTHGDWVQLVQRLRAHASLELRYGVPVMLLPDTHRPEQAHAIDPLETLFIRVNQAGTRLEGEELIYSILKSNWTQAPTFIERLGQRLLQPPRLVMLASRLVLAQMQAAGETAPPTAPDVAQFRRLMHDQASQHSGFAQRLETFIQSTAVTLFTDVRRLLTDPTLPGGEHALPQVLAYELGQKTPDVLFLLLAWAQQMRQAGQDPCALNALQRRALLGFITALSWFAPHPHRAAAAVWPRLRALPAHELAHFFSRPQFLRCLALGPQGALQACPLPPPAVLEKIIADRVTRPRGDYGGFNDAHSSFWKNWDWYEWLQQSHPGVLKDWFTSHIDDLWRHTTPDQAPPEAGASTSARAQAWQHFSDQLWGQKSLLLYTQRHWIERWFPEYDPTQPDQMEDHNRPWDWDHIFPQRYFKTEHGGSRRNIPAILWDWHASIGNLRAWPLEANRADQDTSPQAKLSHASDTTARYGMPDAKTQCAASCMAYQGEGWQDWCDTVPAGVADGSLPTYYLADPAQGGHARQALVRAITRRLCHMYRQWYEGLCIAALMPQDHQKT; this is encoded by the coding sequence ATGACGCCCTGCCCCACCACCTCGGCCCCGGCGCTGCCCGGCGCCTTCGTACTGCAACTGCCACACATTGCCGCCTGGCAAATCACGACCTTGGCACTGCCTGTGGCGCCCAACATCGTCGCCACACTGCCCGCCATGCAACGCGGCGCCGTCTGGAAACCCAAGCAGGTGGAGCTGCTGTGGGATTCGGTCGCCCGGAGGTTTCCCATAGGCGCTTTTTTGCTGGCGCCGTTCAACCCGGCGCGGGGACAGCAAAGCGCCAAGTATCAGCAAGGCAGCATGGCTGCGCCCAACTACCACTTGCTCGATGGCCAGCAACGCGCCACTGCCATTGCCCTGGGTTTTCTCGACCCATGGACAGCGCCCACACCAGCGCCACAGGCCGTGCTATGGGTGGACCTGACGCCGCCCACAGAGCCCGGCGACGTCAGCACCGTCTTTCGGGTGCTGACCCGCTCGCACCCCTGGGGCTATCGCCGCAACAAGCCCGAAGCCCCTTTGAGCATCGCAGCCCGGCGTGAGGCGCTGCATGAAGGCTACCGCCAGGCCAGCCCGGAGCTCAAAGACACCGCGCCCCACCTGCTGCCGCTCACGCATGTCTGGCCCGCCGATGCCCTGGCCCCCATTCCTCTGGCCTTTGTGCTCCAGGCACTGCTGGCCGGGGGCACGCTGGAACAAGTGACTGCGCAGGTGCAAGCGCAGCTGCAGCGCCTGCCCTTCTGGGCGAGTGAAGCGGGCTCCTGGCCCGCCATGCGCGCGCGCATTACGGCTGCGCTCTCGCCCACATCACCCACGCACGGCGACTGGGTGCAATTGGTGCAGCGCCTGCGGGCCCATGCCAGCTTGGAGTTGCGCTACGGCGTGCCCGTCATGCTGCTGCCAGACACCCACCGCCCTGAACAAGCCCATGCCATCGACCCGCTGGAGACGCTGTTCATCCGCGTCAACCAGGCGGGCACCCGGCTGGAGGGGGAGGAGCTGATTTACTCCATTTTGAAATCCAACTGGACACAAGCGCCCACCTTCATCGAGCGCCTGGGCCAGCGCCTGCTGCAGCCGCCACGCTTGGTCATGCTCGCAAGCCGCTTGGTGCTGGCACAAATGCAAGCGGCGGGCGAAACCGCACCCCCCACAGCCCCCGATGTTGCGCAGTTTCGCCGGCTGATGCACGACCAGGCAAGTCAGCACAGCGGCTTTGCGCAGCGCCTGGAAACCTTTATCCAAAGCACTGCCGTCACCCTCTTTACAGACGTGCGCCGCCTGCTCACCGACCCCACCTTGCCAGGGGGCGAGCACGCCCTGCCGCAGGTGCTGGCCTACGAACTGGGACAAAAAACGCCCGACGTTCTGTTTCTCCTGCTGGCCTGGGCGCAGCAGATGCGCCAGGCCGGGCAAGACCCTTGTGCCCTGAACGCCCTGCAACGGCGCGCACTCCTGGGGTTCATCACGGCCCTGTCCTGGTTCGCCCCCCACCCGCACCGGGCAGCAGCCGCTGTATGGCCCCGGCTGCGCGCACTGCCCGCGCACGAATTGGCCCACTTTTTCTCCCGCCCCCAATTCCTGCGCTGCCTGGCCCTGGGGCCCCAAGGCGCACTCCAAGCCTGTCCCTTGCCACCGCCTGCGGTACTGGAAAAAATCATCGCCGACCGGGTCACCCGCCCGCGCGGCGACTACGGGGGCTTCAACGACGCCCATAGCAGCTTCTGGAAGAACTGGGATTGGTATGAATGGCTGCAACAATCGCACCCGGGGGTTCTGAAAGACTGGTTCACGTCGCATATCGACGATCTTTGGCGCCACACAACCCCAGACCAGGCGCCACCAGAAGCCGGCGCCAGCACCAGCGCACGGGCACAAGCGTGGCAGCATTTTTCGGATCAGCTCTGGGGACAAAAATCACTGCTGCTGTACACCCAGCGCCACTGGATTGAGCGCTGGTTCCCGGAATACGACCCCACCCAACCCGACCAAATGGAAGACCACAACCGCCCCTGGGACTGGGATCACATCTTTCCCCAGCGTTACTTCAAAACCGAACACGGCGGCAGCCGGCGCAACATCCCCGCCATCCTCTGGGACTGGCACGCCAGCATTGGCAACCTGCGCGCCTGGCCATTGGAGGCCAACCGCGCCGATCAAGACACCTCTCCCCAAGCCAAACTCAGCCACGCGAGCGACACCACGGCGCGCTACGGTATGCCCGATGCCAAGACCCAATGCGCCGCCAGCTGCATGGCCTACCAAGGCGAAGGCTGGCAAGACTGGTGCGACACCGTGCCCGCCGGTGTTGCCGATGGAAGCCTCCCCACCTACTACCTGGCCGATCCGGCGCAGGGCGGCCACGCCCGGCAAGCGTTGGTGCGGGCCATTACCAGGCGCCTTTGCCACATGTACCGCCAGTGGTACGAGGGGCTGTGCATTGCCGCCCTGATGCCACAAGATCATCAAAAAACATAG
- a CDS encoding DUF3348 family protein — translation MPPRTAQPSRLTRTALVRLLARHAPPGQAAPAPALADGLGGWTDWTAAIALAGALERPLAVPLAPLAQRQAQYADLAAVCAAQQAQQAGAIAREAQAVGRSVLDAGLGFAALRQCLVARQQALEQAVAPLRERLRAALAACGPEAARLALVDAVLAQALAPQERRLCAGLQPWLEARYHAQLPEGSADPAALQPLRELLQALLLAELDLRWQPLHGLLAALHSASLAPTAP, via the coding sequence ATGCCCCCCCGCACCGCCCAGCCCAGCCGCCTGACCCGCACGGCCCTGGTGCGCCTGTTGGCGCGCCATGCGCCGCCGGGGCAGGCCGCACCGGCGCCGGCCCTGGCCGATGGCCTGGGGGGCTGGACGGACTGGACCGCCGCCATCGCCCTGGCCGGCGCGCTCGAGCGCCCGTTGGCCGTGCCACTGGCCCCGCTGGCGCAGCGCCAGGCGCAATACGCCGATTTGGCTGCGGTTTGCGCCGCGCAGCAGGCGCAGCAGGCGGGCGCGATTGCGCGCGAGGCGCAGGCCGTGGGCCGTTCGGTGCTCGACGCCGGGCTTGGCTTTGCCGCCCTGCGCCAATGCCTGGTGGCACGCCAGCAGGCCCTGGAGCAAGCCGTGGCCCCGCTGCGCGAGCGCCTGCGTGCCGCACTCGCCGCCTGCGGCCCCGAGGCGGCGCGGCTGGCGCTGGTCGATGCCGTGCTCGCCCAGGCGCTGGCGCCGCAGGAGCGGCGCCTGTGCGCCGGCCTGCAGCCCTGGCTGGAGGCGCGCTACCACGCCCAGCTGCCCGAAGGCAGCGCCGACCCCGCCGCCCTGCAGCCCCTGCGCGAGCTGCTGCAGGCGCTGCTCTTGGCCGAACTAGACCTGCGCTGGCAGCCGCTGCACGGCCTGCTGGCGGCGCTGCACAGCGCATCCCTTGCCCCCACTGCACCATGA
- a CDS encoding OmpA family protein, with the protein MSAWDGWDDTAGDDLAQQAPVWAAFGDLMAGALGAFALVLVCALGLQMELAERLRSEQAQSAQQAQRLLTLEQALAGPLAAGRVTLANGRIGISGSLLFAFNSAALEPEGRQLLHSLAGPLALYLRARGEILMVSGFTDDRPVRSSSSASSSSNGGSAVRFADNWELSAQRALTVTRTLIEEGIAPQDVFAAAFGDQQAVASNADAAGRARNRRVEIAPMPRPAQAEAAP; encoded by the coding sequence ATGAGCGCCTGGGATGGATGGGACGACACCGCCGGCGACGATCTGGCGCAGCAGGCCCCGGTGTGGGCCGCGTTTGGCGACTTGATGGCCGGCGCCCTGGGCGCGTTTGCCCTGGTGCTGGTCTGCGCCCTGGGCCTGCAGATGGAGCTGGCCGAGCGCCTGCGCAGCGAGCAAGCGCAAAGCGCGCAGCAGGCCCAGCGCCTGCTGACGCTCGAACAGGCGCTGGCCGGGCCGCTGGCGGCGGGGCGCGTGACGCTGGCCAATGGCCGCATCGGCATCAGCGGCAGCCTGCTGTTTGCCTTCAACTCCGCCGCGCTCGAACCCGAAGGGCGCCAGCTTTTGCACAGCCTGGCCGGGCCGCTGGCGCTGTACCTGCGCGCGCGCGGCGAGATTTTGATGGTCAGCGGCTTTACCGACGACCGCCCGGTGCGCAGCAGTAGTAGCGCCAGTAGTAGCTCCAATGGGGGCAGCGCCGTGCGCTTTGCCGACAACTGGGAGCTGTCGGCGCAGCGCGCGCTCACCGTCACGCGCACGCTGATCGAGGAAGGCATTGCGCCGCAAGACGTATTCGCCGCCGCCTTTGGCGACCAGCAGGCCGTGGCCAGCAATGCCGATGCAGCAGGCCGGGCGCGCAACCGCCGCGTAGAAATCGCCCCCATGCCGCGCCCGGCGCAAGCCGAGGCCGCGCCATGA
- a CDS encoding DUF2894 domain-containing protein: MNPPPGAAAVRALRQQALQQRAAGQAPAVQALLAARAQALAPLAVPAAGPVAVPVPGAVSGAVSGAVSGAVSGAAPGKVRGPLGRLADGLQAGAQPAPELAVLQRSRSTWERLSAGQRVQQALAQVPAQAGPLNTSHLIHRALGLMQAVAPGYLQHFVPYVDTLLWLQGQPGQAPGTGKPGPKAAGRPRRKAKP, translated from the coding sequence ATGAACCCGCCCCCAGGCGCCGCCGCCGTGCGCGCCCTGCGCCAGCAGGCGCTGCAGCAGCGCGCCGCCGGCCAGGCGCCCGCAGTGCAGGCGCTGCTGGCCGCGCGTGCCCAGGCATTGGCGCCGTTGGCCGTGCCTGCAGCCGGGCCTGTAGCTGTACCTGTGCCCGGGGCCGTGTCTGGCGCTGTGTCTGGCGCTGTGTCTGGCGCTGTGTCTGGCGCTGCACCCGGCAAGGTGCGCGGCCCGCTCGGGCGCCTGGCCGATGGGCTGCAGGCTGGTGCGCAGCCCGCGCCCGAACTGGCCGTGCTGCAGCGCAGCCGCAGCACCTGGGAGCGCCTGTCGGCCGGCCAGCGCGTGCAGCAGGCGCTGGCGCAGGTGCCGGCGCAGGCCGGGCCGCTCAATACCAGCCACCTGATCCACCGTGCGCTCGGGCTGATGCAGGCCGTGGCGCCGGGCTATCTGCAGCATTTCGTGCCCTATGTGGACACGCTGCTGTGGCTGCAGGGGCAGCCAGGCCAGGCGCCGGGCACGGGCAAACCGGGGCCCAAGGCCGCCGGCAGGCCGCGCCGCAAAGCTAAACCTTGA
- a CDS encoding methyl-accepting chemotaxis protein has translation MHPALPAPAASAANASIDLQTQMRIGDRVMFSACVLATLAAIAIGVSYQSLGLALGLALPLLGLSAAAFWGAGGTLLSRLSQCVALVGLVVLHIQLAHGTIEFHFGVFVTLALLLVYRDWRPIVLGAGLFAVHHLLFNQLQAAGFDLYCLTRPDFATILLHASYVVIQTVLEVLMAIRMNNTAREGDELRALIAQVDRTDGIHLNVRSVEVQTHAATTMRDALVRMAAAVQQVQQASEGLRTASVEIAQGNLDLSGRTEQQASALAETAAAMDQLSATVRQNADNARMANQLAIDASTVASNGGAVVSDVVQTMQGINEASRKISDIIGVIDGIAFQTNILALNAAVEAARAGEQGRGFAVVAGEVRSLAQRSAEAAKEIKGLISASVQRVEQGSQLADKAGSTMQEVVTSIRRVTDIVGEISSASQEQSQGVGQVGEAVTQMDQSTQQNAALVEQMAAAASSLDQQAEQLIHSVDIFKV, from the coding sequence ATGCACCCCGCCCTGCCCGCCCCTGCGGCCTCTGCCGCCAACGCTTCGATCGACCTGCAAACCCAAATGCGCATTGGCGACCGCGTCATGTTCTCGGCCTGCGTGCTCGCCACCCTGGCAGCGATTGCCATCGGCGTGAGCTACCAGTCGCTCGGGCTGGCGCTGGGCCTGGCGCTGCCGCTGCTGGGCCTGTCGGCAGCGGCGTTCTGGGGCGCCGGCGGCACGCTGCTGTCGCGCCTGTCGCAGTGCGTGGCGCTGGTGGGGCTGGTGGTGCTGCACATTCAGCTGGCGCACGGCACCATCGAATTCCACTTTGGCGTCTTCGTCACGCTGGCGCTGTTGCTGGTGTACCGCGACTGGCGCCCTATCGTGCTCGGCGCCGGCCTGTTTGCCGTGCACCACCTGCTGTTCAACCAGCTGCAGGCCGCCGGGTTTGACCTGTACTGCCTCACCCGCCCCGACTTCGCCACGATCTTGCTGCACGCAAGCTACGTCGTCATCCAGACCGTGCTCGAAGTGCTGATGGCGATCCGCATGAACAACACCGCGCGCGAGGGCGACGAGCTGCGCGCGCTGATCGCCCAGGTCGATCGCACCGACGGCATCCACCTGAACGTGCGCAGCGTAGAGGTGCAAACCCACGCCGCCACCACCATGCGCGACGCCCTGGTGCGCATGGCCGCAGCCGTGCAGCAGGTGCAACAGGCGAGCGAGGGCCTGCGCACCGCCAGCGTGGAAATCGCCCAGGGCAACCTGGACCTGTCGGGGCGCACCGAGCAGCAAGCCTCGGCCCTGGCTGAAACCGCCGCCGCCATGGACCAGCTCAGCGCCACCGTGCGCCAGAACGCCGACAACGCCCGCATGGCCAACCAGCTGGCGATCGACGCATCAACCGTTGCCAGCAACGGCGGCGCCGTGGTCAGCGACGTGGTGCAGACCATGCAGGGCATCAACGAAGCCAGCCGCAAGATCAGCGACATCATCGGCGTGATCGACGGTATTGCCTTCCAGACCAACATCCTGGCGCTCAACGCCGCCGTCGAAGCGGCGCGCGCCGGCGAGCAAGGGCGCGGCTTTGCCGTGGTGGCCGGCGAGGTGCGCAGCCTGGCGCAGCGCAGCGCCGAGGCTGCCAAGGAAATCAAGGGCCTGATCAGCGCCAGCGTGCAGCGGGTGGAGCAGGGCTCGCAGCTGGCGGACAAGGCCGGCAGCACCATGCAGGAGGTGGTCACCAGCATCCGCCGCGTGACCGACATCGTCGGTGAGATCAGCAGCGCCAGCCAGGAGCAAAGCCAGGGCGTGGGCCAGGTGGGCGAGGCGGTGACGCAGATGGACCAATCGACGCAGCAAAACGCCGCCCTGGTCGAGCAGATGGCGGCCGCAGCCAGCAGCCTCGATCAGCAGGCCGAGCAGTTGATCCACTCGGTCGATATCTTCAAGGTTTAG
- a CDS encoding dihydrofolate reductase codes for MDLRLIYARAANGVIGQDGTMPWHLPEDLAHFRALTQGCTVLMGRKTWDSLPPRFRPLPGRRNIVLTRQPDWREIGAERASSLRESLQFCEHEAVVWVIGGAQIYTQALPLAQGVEVTEIAQPFDGDAYAPTLGPEWQECARQDCTSASGLALAFVSYRRRV; via the coding sequence ATGGACCTGCGCCTGATCTACGCCCGCGCCGCCAACGGCGTCATCGGCCAGGACGGCACCATGCCCTGGCACCTGCCCGAAGACCTGGCGCACTTTCGCGCCCTGACGCAGGGCTGCACCGTCCTCATGGGGCGCAAGACCTGGGACTCGCTGCCGCCGCGCTTTCGCCCCCTGCCGGGGCGGCGCAACATCGTCCTCACGCGCCAGCCCGATTGGAGAGAAATCGGGGCCGAACGCGCATCCAGCCTGCGTGAATCGCTACAATTTTGTGAGCATGAAGCGGTCGTATGGGTGATCGGCGGGGCACAAATCTACACCCAGGCCCTGCCCCTGGCGCAGGGCGTGGAGGTGACCGAGATCGCCCAGCCCTTCGACGGCGACGCCTACGCCCCCACCCTCGGCCCCGAGTGGCAGGAATGCGCGCGCCAGGACTGCACCAGCGCCAGCGGCCTGGCGCTGGCCTTCGTCAGCTACCGGCGGCGCGTGTAA